The genome window TGCAAGAACCACGGCGCGTTCCACGTTGGCGGCGTAGGCGCAGGCGGAACACGACGCGATCACGTCTTCGCCGGTTTCCGCCAGGACCATGAATTCGTGGGAAAAGCTGCCGCCGATGGAGCCGGAATCCGCTTCCACCGGTTTGAACTTGAGCGCCAGCCGTTCGAATATACGGATATAGGCGTCGTACATCGCCTTGTAGCTCTTGTCCGCACCGGCGTCGTCGCGGTCAAAGGAGTAAGCGTCCTTCATGATGAATTCGCGGCCGCGCATCAGGCCGAACCGGGGACGGATCTCGTCCCGGAACTTGCCCTGGATCTGGTAGAAGTTCACGGGCATCTGGCGGTAGGATTTGATTTCCTTGCGCACCATGTCCGTAATGACTTCCTCGTGCGTGGGCCCGAGGCAGTAATCCCGGTCGTGCCGGTCCCGGAAGCGCAGGAGTTCCTTGCCGTAGTGGTCCCAGCGGCCCGATTCCTGCCAGAGGTCCGCGGGCTGCACCGTGGGCATGAGCATTTCCAGCGCGCCCGCGCGGTTCATCTCTTCCCGCACGACGGTTTCTATCTTGCGGATGGACTTGAGGCCCAGCGGCAGGTAGTCGTAAATCCCGCTGGTCAGGCGGCGGATCATGCCCGCCCGGATGAGCAATTTATGGCTGACAACCTCGGCGTCCGCCGGGGCTTCTTTAAGTGTCGGAATAAAATACTGTGAAAACCGCATGGTATCCTCTTTCATAAGGTGTTAACGATCAAAGGGCGTTGTGCTCTTCTTTCAAAAAAATCGCAATCTCTTCCATGAGCGCGGCCAGGAGGGCGCCGGTATCTCCGGTAACGGTGCGGATGGCAATGCCTTTGCGGAATATGGTGCCCTTGCCCGCGCCGCCCGCGATGCCGATATCCGCTTCGGCGGCTTCACCCGGGCCGTTGACTTCGCAGCCCATGACGGCGACGCTGAAAACCTGGGGAAAGGCGGCGATGCGCTCTTCCACGGCTTCGGCCAGGCCGGTGAGATCAATGCGCGTTCTGCCGCAGGTGGGGCAGGAGATAAGCTCCGGGCCGCGTTTGCGTAAGCCGAGGCCGCGCAGGATCATGTAGGCCACGTCCACTTCCCGGACCGGGTCGTGGGTCAGGGAGACGCGTAAGGTATCACCGATGCCCCGGGCGAGCAGAATGCCCAGGCCCACGGACGATTTGACCGCGCCGGAGAGAAGCGTCCCTGCCTCGGTGATGCCGATGTGCAGGGGGTAGTCGCACCGTTCGCTCAAGAGGCGGTAGGCCTCAAGGGTATGCGGCACGGACGAGGATTTCAGGGAAATTTTCGTGTTGAAAAAATCGCGTTCCTCCAGCAGGCGCACATGGGAGAGGGCGCTTTCCACCATGGCCGCCGGGGTCGGGCCGCCGTATTTTTCCAGAAGCTCTTTTTCCACGGACCCGGAATTCACGCCGACCCGGATGCAGATGCCCGCGGCTTTGGCCGCTTCCACAACGGCCGCGACAGGTTCTTCGCCGCCGATGTTGCCGGGGTTGATGCGCAGGCCCTCGAACCCGGCGTCCGCGGCGGCAAGGGCCAGCTTGTAGTTGAAATGGATGTCCGCGATCAGCGGCACGGGCGAGGCTTTGCGGATGGCGGGCAACGCTTTGGCCGCCGCGTTATCCGGCACGGCGAGGCGCACGGTATCCGCCCCGGCTTCCGCCAGCCGGTCGATCTGCCGGATGGTCGCGTCCGCATCGGAGGTGCGGGTGTTTGTCATGCTTTGGACGATGACGGGATGGCCGCTGCCGATGGACAGGGGGCCAAGCCGGGCGGTCCTGGTCTGTCTGCGAGAAAGTATCATGGGCGAAACGTTCATGGGAGAAATTATCATGGTGCCTCTGGCGGGATGTTTTGCACAATCACATAGGGCGGTGTAGCGCATTTTCACGATCGCGCCAAGCCCGGCTGTATTGGCCTGCGATATTCACGGTGCGCGTAACACCGCGCGGCAAGGGTCAGGAAATTGTGTTTACGTGACGGGCGCTATCCGCTAAAAGCCAATATAAGCAGCGGGGGTTGCCGACGTCACTTCTCAAGGGGATCACATGTACTTTACGGAACTGGCGATCGTAGCGGTCATTTTTTATTTTATCAACAGCAGCGCCAGGAAAAAAGAGTTCCGCGCCCTGGCGGCGCAGATTCGCACCCTGGAAAAGACCATCCGCGACATGACGGTCCGCCTTGCCGAGCGGCAGCCTGACCGCACGCCCGATGGCGTTGATGCCGCCGTCCGTGCGGATGACAAGTCCGGCGCTTACACCTGGGGTGGCGATACGGCAAGTGCCGATTCGGCCGAGGGGGCGGGTGCCGTATATAATGATGCGGCGGCCGCCATGGATGCCGCCGAAAACCGATTGTACACGGAACCGTTCGCGGCCGGGGAAACGGAAGCGCCTGTTCCCGAGGCTGAGCAGGCTGTTTTCACGGCGCAATTCGAAGCAGCGGCCGAACCGGAATCCGCCGAGGATGTCGGATTCTCGTTTTCCGATTTTTCACCGCAAGAAGACCGCGCGCGGCAGGAAGCCGGGGAAGAGACGGCAAGAGCCTTTGCCGCGGAGCCGCATACGGCGCGCGACGACGTTCCGGCGCGGGAGTCGAAGGAATATTTCAGCACCATCATGGGCTTTATCCGGGGCGGCAACCTGTGGGTGGCGGGCGGCGTCATCATGCTGCTCATCGGGTTCGCCTTCCTGGCTCAGCTCGGCATTTTCTCCGTGGAGCTGCGCATCGCCATGGCGGCCCTCACGGGCATGGCCATGGTGGGGCTCGGCCTGTACCTGCGCACGCGCCGGCGCATGTACGCGCTCATCATGCAGGGCGGCGGCATCGGCGTCTTGTATCTCTCGGCCTTCGCCTCGGCCAAGCTGACGACCCTGCTGCCGCCTGCGGCGGCGCTGGCCGTCATGACGGCCCTCATCATACCGGCGGTGGCCCTGGCCGTTCTGCAAAACGCCGAGGTGCTGGCCCTGTTCGGGTTTGTCGGCGGGTTCGCCGCGCCGATTCTGCTCTCCGACAATTCCGGCAATTATATCGCCCTGTTTTCCTGCTACACGCTCCTGAACCTGGGCATTCTCGCCATCTGCCGGTACCGGCTCTGGCGGTGGCTGAATTTCGCCGGCGCGCTCTGCACCTTTGTCGTCATGGGGTACTGGGGCGTAACGGACTACGAAGCGGCCATGTTCCCGACCACGGAACCGTTCCTCATCGGGTTCGTCCTTATCTATATAATAATAACCCTGGGGTCGGTGCGGCGGGAGATGTTTTCCTTTGCCGAGCCCCTGGACGCGATTTTGGCCTGCGGCATCCCCTTTGTGGCCGCGCTGTTCCAGTGGCGGATCGCCGCGGATATCCCGCACGGCCTCAGCATTTCCTCGGTGGCCTTCGGCGCGTTTTTCATCGCCCTGGCCTATGGCGTCTGGCGGCTGTGGGGCGAAAGAACCCGGCGCCTGGCGGAATTTTACCTCGCCAACGGCGTGGTTCTGGCGAACCTCGCCGTGCCGCTGGAACTTTCCGGCAACGTAACCTCCACGGTCTGGGCCGTGGAAGGGGCCATGCTCTTTTTCTTCGCCTGCCGTATCAAGTCGACGCGCATCAAGATCGTGGCGCTGCTGTTGCAGGTTGTGGGCATGGTGGCGTTTTTCTGGGACGTGGCGAGCGTCGCGGACCACACCTTGCTCTCCACCAGCCTTATCAGCCTTGCCATGCTGGCCTCCGCCTGCTTCCAGAAGCTGGACGCGGACGCCCCGGACAGGCAGGGCATGGAAGCCTTCAACAGGTGGCTCGGCGACGTGCGGCTGGAGACCATCCTCGCCGTTTGGGGGCTTCTCTGGTGGTATGGCGGCGTGGCCCTCGAAGCCGCGCGCTTCGCCGACCGTCCGCTGGTGATGTTCTTCCTCGTGGCGAGCGTGTCCTCCGTTGTGCTGTTCTTCGCGGAAAAAAAGACGGGCTTGCGGGAATTGATCCTCGCGGCCGTCATCGTGCCGCTGATCACGGCGGCGACCTGCCTGCTGCTCGCAACGGGCGGGGACTTTTTCGCCCGATCGTCGGTCGCGTGGCAGGGACTGTATCATCTTGACGCCTGGGAGACGGTGAAACTGGAAGCGCGGCTGTTCCTGCGCCACAACTTCCTGACCGGTTGGAGCGCTCTTGCCTGGGCGGCCTTTGCCGTGACGCAACTGGGCATGCTGCGGCTCTGCACCGAAAGGATAAAACCCTCGCGTCACGCCTGGTGGGCCGGGGGCGTCGCGCTGGAACTCCTGTTCATGCTGACGAGCAGCGGCAGGGGCGCGGCCCTTGATTTCGGCCTCAGCCGCGCCTGGGGGCACCTGGCGAGCATCGTACCGGCCCTCGCCTACACGGTGGCGCTTACCTGGATGCTCAAGCGCTACACGGAAGGCCGCGCCGGTCTGTTCGGCGCTGATCATGCCCGCGTTCTCGGCGGCACGGTCCCGGCCATTCTGTTCGCGCCTCTCGGCGTGTGGCTGTTCTTCAGCTTTTTCAGCCTGGGCAAACCCGCGCCGCTGCCGTTCTACGTGCCGGTCCTCAATCCGCTGGAATTGAAACAGGCATTGTGCATAGCGACTTTCGCGTTGTGGCAGAGGGCGATCAGCCGTGTTGACGGCATCCGGTTCGTCCTGCCCCTGCCGCGCCTGCTGCTGGTATTGGACGCGCTGCTGTTCATCTGGCTGCACAGCATGCTGTTCCGGGCCATCGCCCTTTTCACGGGCACACCTATGGGCCGCGCCTGGGAACACGAGTCCTTCCAGGTCCTGTTGACGGTTCTCTGGGGCGTGTGGGGCATGAGCCATCTTATCTTGGGCAACCGCAAGCGCATCCGCCTGATCTGGGTCATCGGCGCGAGCCTTATGCTTATGGAT of uncultured delta proteobacterium contains these proteins:
- the ispG gene encoding 4-hydroxy-3-methylbut-2-en-1-yl diphosphate synthase → MIISPMNVSPMILSRRQTRTARLGPLSIGSGHPVIVQSMTNTRTSDADATIRQIDRLAEAGADTVRLAVPDNAAAKALPAIRKASPVPLIADIHFNYKLALAAADAGFEGLRINPGNIGGEEPVAAVVEAAKAAGICIRVGVNSGSVEKELLEKYGGPTPAAMVESALSHVRLLEERDFFNTKISLKSSSVPHTLEAYRLLSERCDYPLHIGITEAGTLLSGAVKSSVGLGILLARGIGDTLRVSLTHDPVREVDVAYMILRGLGLRKRGPELISCPTCGRTRIDLTGLAEAVEERIAAFPQVFSVAVMGCEVNGPGEAAEADIGIAGGAGKGTIFRKGIAIRTVTGDTGALLAALMEEIAIFLKEEHNAL
- a CDS encoding conserved membrane hypothetical protein (Evidence 4 : Homologs of previously reported genes of unknown function), yielding MYFTELAIVAVIFYFINSSARKKEFRALAAQIRTLEKTIRDMTVRLAERQPDRTPDGVDAAVRADDKSGAYTWGGDTASADSAEGAGAVYNDAAAAMDAAENRLYTEPFAAGETEAPVPEAEQAVFTAQFEAAAEPESAEDVGFSFSDFSPQEDRARQEAGEETARAFAAEPHTARDDVPARESKEYFSTIMGFIRGGNLWVAGGVIMLLIGFAFLAQLGIFSVELRIAMAALTGMAMVGLGLYLRTRRRMYALIMQGGGIGVLYLSAFASAKLTTLLPPAAALAVMTALIIPAVALAVLQNAEVLALFGFVGGFAAPILLSDNSGNYIALFSCYTLLNLGILAICRYRLWRWLNFAGALCTFVVMGYWGVTDYEAAMFPTTEPFLIGFVLIYIIITLGSVRREMFSFAEPLDAILACGIPFVAALFQWRIAADIPHGLSISSVAFGAFFIALAYGVWRLWGERTRRLAEFYLANGVVLANLAVPLELSGNVTSTVWAVEGAMLFFFACRIKSTRIKIVALLLQVVGMVAFFWDVASVADHTLLSTSLISLAMLASACFQKLDADAPDRQGMEAFNRWLGDVRLETILAVWGLLWWYGGVALEAARFADRPLVMFFLVASVSSVVLFFAEKKTGLRELILAAVIVPLITAATCLLLATGGDFFARSSVAWQGLYHLDAWETVKLEARLFLRHNFLTGWSALAWAAFAVTQLGMLRLCTERIKPSRHAWWAGGVALELLFMLTSSGRGAALDFGLSRAWGHLASIVPALAYTVALTWMLKRYTEGRAGLFGADHARVLGGTVPAILFAPLGVWLFFSFFSLGKPAPLPFYVPVLNPLELKQALCIATFALWQRAISRVDGIRFVLPLPRLLLVLDALLFIWLHSMLFRAIALFTGTPMGRAWEHESFQVLLTVLWGVWGMSHLILGNRKRIRLIWVIGASLMLMDTAKLFLVDLADKGTLFRVLSFFVMGGIFLLIGWLAPLPPSQKTGEQAPDAPEPGPSSDGANDTTLKDDSNAAAH